cTCAGAACTTTTTTTAGCACAAAGTAACGCCGTGGCAGCTTGCTATCCGATTTTTGGATTAAacgaattaaaattttatactactaatacttccatatcatcgtagtatacgctaattaattaatttatggaatgaaaatgggacttacctatttttctcccaaagccgtcgcaattttctctccttagctttaggttttttttgttcacgttgcttgCTGGAAATTTGATTAATAAACTGAAGTTTTagatacatatcacttatatgggtggtcccaaggggtgacacatgtcatcccctaagggggacacgtgtccagcccctattgggccaccgtgtccatgcagtccatgtggggctgccacgtggcagtggagCCCacccccccaagaaggtgggtcacctacttgaccccaagaatgTGGGTCACCTGCAtgcttaggggctgccacgtgtcaccctcccattggctgccccacgaATGTTTTttctcctcctcgtgggttcgtaatctcgtcctagTTTAAGAGCCTACGTCGTCcgtgctacacaagcttggtgtGTATTCAAATATCTTAGgtgtgtaaaacttctaagttaggggCGTACGTTGGTAAAtcgattcctatgactcattacttagcctcctactccttccgacttctattgatcttatttccaatcttccctactatggggtgtcacattctcccttcttagaattgttTAGTAGTGTCGTAATGTaggcggctcacatgatagcttttAAGTAactttaggaacctttcgagttcaagaatatggggtgtaacatccttcccccctttagaacattcgtccccgaatgttaaatgtaACTTTTATTAAGACCTTACCTAAGTTATAAAGAGgttcctttcttttatgatatcacATAAATTTCCTTCCATATAATTAATCTACAAGTTCTCAAGAATCAGCGTTACCTGTAGATATCGAGAACAGGTACGGATATTTGTTTTTCacgtcctcttcagcttcccaggtcatctcttcacgATTCCTGTTtcgccacaataccttgacagaagctacgtccttagtccgcaGTCTTCTGATTTGCCGATCCAGAATGGTGATAGGTTTCTCTTCATAggctaactcctctgtgacctggatatcgtCTACGGGATGTACCCGAgatggatcacccacacatttatGAAGCATTGACAcgtggaagactggatgtatgTCTTCTATATCCGCTGGTAAGTTTAGTTCATACGCcactttgcctattcggcgaagaATCAGGTAAGGGCCAATGTACCTCGGACTCAGCTTCCTTTTCTTGCTGAACCTCATTACCCTTTTTATGGGCGAtacttttaagaacacccaatcacctacttgaaattccaaaggtcgacATCGATTATctacatatgatttttgtcgactctaggcagctaataatctttcccgaataagATTCACTTTATCTACTGCTTgttggaccatgtctgggcctattagttgtgtttcgccaacctcaaaccaaccgataggtgACTTGCACTTActgccgtataaagcctcatacgacGCCATCtagatactggagtgataactgtaaTTGTAgtcaaactcaataagtggtacatgatcatcccaactacctttgaagtcaattatgcaggcccacaacatatcctTTAGCGTTTGAATCATACGCTCAACTtttccatcagtttgaggatgaaatactgtactaaggcttacctgtgtccccaagccttcctgtaatgacttccaaaagtgggctgtgaactgagctcctctgtccgagataatagatgtgggaactccatgaagtcgtactatttccttgatGTACAGTTtcgcatagtcctcggctgagtaAGTAGTCCGCACtggaaggaagtgggctgattttgtcagcctatcaacgataacccatatggaatcctgctttcgaagagtacaaggcaaacctgtaatgaagtccatgttaattgcttcccatttccaagttggaatctccatcttctgtagtagcccacccgaTTTCTGATGTtgaactttaacttgttggcagtttaggcattgggctacgaactctgctatatcccttTTTATACCGTCCCACCAATACAGACATCTGTAGTCGTGATATATCTTGGTTgaccccggatgaatagaatagtgagcgtaatgtgcctctcccagtacttaCTGTTGTAGTCCTGCAACCTCCGGTACACAAACTCTACCTTGATGTCATAGTACTCCGCCCGATGTGATTTCAAATGGAGTCTTTaccttttggagagtttcatccCTATATTGTATTAGAATAGGGTCCTGGTACTGGCATCGTTTTACTTCTTCTAAAAAcgaggattcagcaactcctcaAATAAAAACCCCGTCATCACCTGAATCAGCTAAACGGACTCCCAGATTGGCGAGATGGCAAGTGTCAAGAGTTATCTCTTTCCGTTCTGGTGGtacatctgccaagctacccatcGACTTACGGCTGagcgcatccgccaccacatttgccttccatgggtggtataaaatgtcggcgtcataatccttcaataactccaGCCACCTTCTCTGTCGTAAGATCAATTCCTTCTGTTTgaagatatactggaggcttttgtgatctgtataaatatcaacatgtacgccgtataagtagtgcctccatattttcaaggcatgaatcaccgctgctaatttcaagtcatgagttagataaattttttcatgtttcCTGAGCTGCcgggaagcataagctataactttaccctgttgcatcaatacacatctaaGTCCAATACCGGaagaatcaaaataaataacaaggcCATTGGGTCTTTCTGGAAGGGTTAGAATAGGAGCCGTAGTCAATTTTACTTTCAACAACTGAAAGTTgcgttcacaagcatcagtccattggaacttagccgcctttTGAGTCAATCTTATTAAAGgcgccgaaatggaagcaaaccttTCTACGAACCtcctgtaatatcctgctaatcccaaaaagctacgtacctccataggagttgtaggtcttggccgTGCCTTCACGGCGTCACTCTTCTGTGTATCTACGCGAATACCATCAATCCCAATAATATgccctagaaaagccactgaagttaaccaaaattcacatttagaaaacttagcgtataatttctggtgttggagtattCCCAGTACCACCCGCAAATAATCCACATATTCCTTttctgatcgtgaatagaccaaaatatcatcaataaatatgatcacgaacaaatctagaaatggtttgaacactcggttcatcaagtccataaacaccgctggagcatttgtcaacccaaaagacatcactttgaactcataatgtccgtatcgggttctgaatgTGGTCTTTGGGATATCCGCTTCTCTTACCCATACCTAATggtagcctgaccgcaggtctatcttcgaaaagcatTTAGCACCCTGCAAGTGGTCAagcaaatcatcaatcctggggaggggatatttgttcttaattgttaccttgttcagctgcctatagtcaatgcacattcgcagcgatccatctttctttttaacaaataataccggcgctccccatggggatgtactgggcctaatgaagcctttttccaacaagtccttcagtttctcctttagctcctttaactccgcgggtgccattcta
The genomic region above belongs to Solanum dulcamara chromosome 5, daSolDulc1.2, whole genome shotgun sequence and contains:
- the LOC129890563 gene encoding uncharacterized protein LOC129890563, which encodes MRFSKKRKLSPRYIGPYLILRRIGKVAYELNLPADIEDIHPVFHVSMLHKCVGDPSRVHPVDDIQVTEELAYEEKPITILDRQIRRLRTKDVASVKVLWRNRNREEMTWEAEEDVKNKYPYLFSISTGNADS